In Lapillicoccus jejuensis, the DNA window AGTTCCGGCTCGAGCCCGCGCAGCTGAGCAGCGGGGACCGCGGCCACCTTGCCCTTGACGAGGTCGGCCGCCGCCGCGAGCTCGTCGCCGACGGCCCGGGTGGTCACGGCCAGCGGCCGGCCGTCGGCGTCCACCCCACCGCGTAGGTCGTCGGCGACGAGGACGCCGGCGGCGCCGAGGGCGAAGTCGGTCTGCCCCACCCGCCAGGCGCGCCCGGCGGTGTCGCTCAGCACGACCCCGAGCCGGCGCAGCCCCGTCGCGGTGCGCAGGCCGGCGCGCAGGTCGCGAGCGACGGCGTCCGGGTCGTCCGGCAGGAGCAGCAGGTGGTCGACCCCGCCCGTGTTGGACGCGTCGACCCCCGCGGCGGCCATGACGGGCCCCGCGGCGGCCTTGACGACGCGGGTCACGCCGCGGCCGTCGTCGCCCGACGCCCGCTCGGCGACCACCCACGAGGTCTGCGCCGCGACGACGGACTCCTTGCGCGCCAGCCGGCCCGGCTCGTCGGCCGGGTCGAGGTCGTCGAGCCCGACCGCGAGCCCCAGAGCCTTGGAGGCGACCTTGCTCGAGACGACGAGCACGTCTCCCTCGGCCCACCCGGTGCCGGCCCGCTCGACCGCGGCCAGCAGCAGCGCGACGAGGTCGTCGCCGGCGGCCACCTCCGGCACGCCGGTCAGCGGGGTGAGCACGAGGGGGGTCACGACGGCGTACGGCGTCCTGTCGGTCGGGATGGGGTGGGGCTCAGGCGACGGGGCGACGGTCGGCCAGGCGCCGCCCGAGGTCGACGGCGGCGCCGGCGAGGTCGGCCGCCGCCTGCGGGCTGCTCATGAGCAGCGGGCGGCCCTCGACCGTGAGCCGGGAGGAGCCGGCCCCCCGCAGCGTCGTCCGCGCGGCGGACAGGTCGTCCTCGGCCACGAGCCAGCCGTCGAGGAAGTCGGCGTACAGCCCGGCGACCGCGCCGGCCGACGCGTCGACGCCGATGGCGGCGAGGCACGCGTCGGCGTACCCGCGCACGGGGGAGCCGGAGATGATCGGCGAGACGCCCACGACCGGCGCCCGCGAGCCGCGCAGCGCGTCGCGCACCCCGGGCACCCCGAGGACGATCCCGATCGAGACGACCGGGTTGCTCGGCGGCAGGACGACGAGGTCCGCCTCGCGGATCGCCTCGAGCACACCGGGGGCGGGCACCGCGCCCTCCATCCCGGCGACGACGAACTGCTGTGCCGGGACGGCGGCGTGCATCCGCACCCACCACTCCTGGAAGTGCACGGCCCGCCGACCCTGCTCGTCCTCGACGACGACGTGCGTCTCGACGGGTGTGTCGGTCATCGGCAGCAGCGTCACGCCGCGCTCCGGCAGCCCCCACCGCGCGGCCAGCCGGGCGGTGACCTGCGACAGCGTCTGCCCCTGACCCAGCCACAGCGAGCGCGCCACGTGGGTGCCGAGGTCGCGGTCGCCGAGACCGAACCACTGCGGCTGGACGCCGTACGCCGCCAGCTCCTCCTGCAGGTGGTGGCTCTCGCCGGCGCGGCCCCAGCCCTGGCCCTCGTCGACCCCGCCGCCGAGCGTGTAGAGCACGGAGTCGAGGTCGGGGGAGACCCGCAGCCCGAAGAGCGTGATGTCGTCCCCGGTGTTGCCGACGACGGTGACCTGCGACCCCGCGAGCTCGGGGGTGCGGTCGAGGTGGCCGAGCAGACCCCGGAGGAACCGGGCTCCGCCGACGCCTCCGGCCAGGGCGGTGATGCGCATGGGCCGAGTCTGTCAGCCGTGCCCGGGAGCGGCCCCGCGGGGCGGCCGGGGGCGTCCTGAGCCGCCCCTGAGCCGCCTCTGAGCCGCCCTTGAGACGGCGACGGGAGGGTGGGCGGCGTTATCAGACGGCCGAGGTCGTCGGCAAATATCAGACCTGCGCTTGACACGATGACAATGACACGCGTGTAATTCCCTGCATGTCCTTCGCGCATCGGGCCGAAGCCGGACGAAGTGGGCGGCCCGGGGACGACGCGTGGACACCGGTGCAGGCAGACAACGGGTCGAGGAGGAAGCCGTGCACGAGCTGACGTTGGTGGCTCTCAACCAGGAGCCGGAGGAGGAGATCGGCTGGCAGGAGCGCTCGCTCTGCGCCCAGACCGATCCCGAGGCGTTCTTCCCCGAGAAGGGCGGCTCGACCCGCGAGGCCAAGAAGGTCTGCGTGGGGTGCGAGGTCCGGGCCGAGTGCCTCGAGTACGCCCTGGCGAACGACGAGCGCTTCGGCATCTGGGGCGGGCTGTCCGAGCGCGAGCGCCGCAAGCTGAAGAAGCGGGCGGTCTGAGCGCCCCGGCGCTCCCCTCCGCCACGGACCCGTGACGACGACCGCCCCGCCGCCCGTCACCGCCGCGACCCCGCCCCCGGCCCCCTCGGCCGAGCCGTGGGTCGTGGCGGTGCTCGTGCTGCCCGCCGACGTGCCCGGCCGCGGCGAGCGCGGCGCCGCGACCGACCCGGCGGCGGTGGACGACGTCCTCGACGACACCGTCCGCGCGCTCGCCGACCAGACCCGCCCGGTCGACGAGCTGCTCGTCGTCCCCACCGCCTCGGCCCCGCCCGGGGTGGTCGCGCGCGTGCAGGCCCACCCCGGCCTGCGCCGGGCGGTGGAGCTCGTCCGCGTCCTGCCCGCCGGTCCGGCCGGGGAGAGCGGGCTGGAGGCGCTCGCCCGGGCCACCGGCCCCTCCTGCGACACGCCGGCCGAGACCTCGGACGACCCGCAGGCCGCCCCCGACCCGCAGCCCGAGCCGGGGCCCGGCCCCGGGCCACGCCCGGGCGCCCGCCGCTGG includes these proteins:
- a CDS encoding WhiB family transcriptional regulator translates to MHELTLVALNQEPEEEIGWQERSLCAQTDPEAFFPEKGGSTREAKKVCVGCEVRAECLEYALANDERFGIWGGLSERERRKLKKRAV
- the cofD gene encoding 2-phospho-L-lactate transferase translates to MRITALAGGVGGARFLRGLLGHLDRTPELAGSQVTVVGNTGDDITLFGLRVSPDLDSVLYTLGGGVDEGQGWGRAGESHHLQEELAAYGVQPQWFGLGDRDLGTHVARSLWLGQGQTLSQVTARLAARWGLPERGVTLLPMTDTPVETHVVVEDEQGRRAVHFQEWWVRMHAAVPAQQFVVAGMEGAVPAPGVLEAIREADLVVLPPSNPVVSIGIVLGVPGVRDALRGSRAPVVGVSPIISGSPVRGYADACLAAIGVDASAGAVAGLYADFLDGWLVAEDDLSAARTTLRGAGSSRLTVEGRPLLMSSPQAAADLAGAAVDLGRRLADRRPVA
- the cofE gene encoding coenzyme F420-0:L-glutamate ligase, translating into MTPLVLTPLTGVPEVAAGDDLVALLLAAVERAGTGWAEGDVLVVSSKVASKALGLAVGLDDLDPADEPGRLARKESVVAAQTSWVVAERASGDDGRGVTRVVKAAAGPVMAAAGVDASNTGGVDHLLLLPDDPDAVARDLRAGLRTATGLRRLGVVLSDTAGRAWRVGQTDFALGAAGVLVADDLRGGVDADGRPLAVTTRAVGDELAAAADLVKGKVAAVPAAQLRGLEPELVTDEDAPGAGALVRTGPQDWFGQGRAEAVRSALGAAPGSEAARRVGLPAAGPEPVGPRLARAVTLALLEAPDAGADVGPGAGGPGGTVARVVLTDQDPVGLGLVTGRLLVALHGEWLEGVLTSRDPAGVVVAVRDRLAAG